Proteins co-encoded in one Bombus pyrosoma isolate SC7728 linkage group LG4, ASM1482585v1, whole genome shotgun sequence genomic window:
- the LOC122566742 gene encoding E3 ubiquitin-protein ligase HECTD1 isoform X5, translating to MEYCAQRYVSLYFQFEVYLGNWCYKTYKMADVDPETLLEWLSMGQGDERDMQLIALEQLCMLLLMSDNVDRCFECCPPRTFLPALCRIFLDELAPDSVLEVTARAITYYFDLSPECIRRVIAMEGAVKAICSRLSGAGLGSRTSRDLAEQCIKALELVCAREAGAVLEAGGLPCALCFIREHGALVHRDTLHSAMAVVTRLCGKVEPQDKSLPDCVEALSMLLRHEDAHVADGALRCFASLADRFSRRNTDPAPLASHGLVSELLYRLSNAAGPGTSIATTSGNPKTPPPSSTATTLPTPEANSCASVSTIISLLSTLCRGSPSITHDLLRSELPDAIEKALKGDERCALDSMRLVDLLLVLLFEGRSALGRNTSGGPSGPVLPRFRRPESAGEKSHRQLIDCIRSKDTDALIEAIDSGGIGVNFMDDVGQTLLNWASAFGTQEMVEFLCDRGADVNKGQRSSSLHYAACFGRPAIAKVLLRHGANPDLRDEDGKTPLDKARERVDEGHREVAAILQSPGEWMLPNQEHRKPETEAEFTEPKGDPEMAPVYLKRLLPVFCATFQSSMLPSIRKASLSLIRKMVHYIQPELLIETCGSDRMGSCGAMLVEVIANVLDNEEDEDGHLVVLQMIQDLMIKGKDEFLEHFARLGVFSKVAALAGPQEAVPEPEAESNQSEEQRMEDARELLIGRAYHWRDWCICRGRDCLYVWSDAAALELSNGSNGWFRFILDGKLATMYSSGSPEGGTDTSGKGRNTESLTTEENRGEFLEKLQRARSQVKPNSASQPVLSRPGTTRLVVGNWALSSRKESELCIHNSDGQQQATILREDLPGFIFESNRGTKHSFTAETSLGPEFAAGWAGKRGKRLRSKIEAIKQKVKVQAQDIYECYFKAAQAQPRGVVAKLGAIVSQIEKACQKQQSGNREWRNILQSALEELKDLLNEEGRVSAYELHSSGLVQTLLSLLAAPPGPQPPTLRATKLRMQRVAVFKNCFHSKDANKEHNSAKILVHKLVSVLESIEKLPVYLYDTPGSGYGLQILTRRLRFRLEKATGESSLIDRSGRSLKMEPLSTIQQLENHLLKMVAKQWHDHDRSTFTFVKKLKDRNRITFKYQYDFDENGLLYWIGTNAKTCTEWVNPGQYGLVVVTSSNGRNLPYGHLEDILSRDPSALNCHTNDDRRAWFSIDLGVWIIPSAYTLRHARGYGRSALRNWMFQASKDGIIWTTLYAHVDDSSLNEPGSTASWTLEPPADETQGWRHLRLQQIGKNASGQTHYLSVSGFEVYGEVTGVCEDLGRAAREAEAGVRKQRRLIKAQVLRHLVAGARVARGLDWKWRDQDGVPPGEGTVTGELHNGWIDVTWDHGGSNSYRMGAEGKYDLRLVGTGLDTDSGTKSKNGGGVLTGRKSSSTPSLPDCTDTVMRGSVASTDQAASADNLAVKQAVESIAENVLSVARAEAVVAVTGEGGANSTSELSVVLHPRPDTTVTSDLATIVESLALNTDCPANSNSNRASSSSKPFFATVRGNKPGSGLLSLEATEVLDRVREGADRLRNNTNSFLSGELLSLVPVRISVSGELEENSLRIKSVQRHHSGITDAAKECSRDKEASSSTQNTAGGCPVVVTNPMSVSVPNLACSDANNTLEPATASGLLETFTAMARRRTLGPTGGQHIASNSNAGSNSRGPNSVSSLVRLALSPNFPGGLLSTAQSYPSLTSSGQVAGSGVTTTTGPGLGQALTMSLTSTSSDSEQVSLEDFLESCGGIASSSASGGRTTGGPTLLTELEDDEDGVLEEEEDNDENDQEEDDEENEEEGEGCDGDYEDVMVSRNLLAAFVEEETPQNSKRRAWDDEFVLKRQFSALIPAFDPRPGRTNINQTTDLEIPPPGSETQSNTRSGTLPMPKLSLTLKGPGLPGVSDVELALTEPHASIFQQVQELMQLTELGSRQEKLRRIWEPTYTIIYKEAKDEESSGRATPVVTLYSRNTAQNSSVCSVEDVLQLLRHVYVLSTTHDDGKCIDYEELEESTCWVHPDDFTSKKITNKIVQQIQDPLALAAGALPNWCEELARSCPFLLPFETRRLYFSCTAFGASRSIVWLQTQRDAVLERQRAPGLSPRRDDIHEFRVGRLKHERVSVPRGEKLLDWAEQVMKVHASRKSILEVEFVGEEGTGLGPTLEFFALVAAELQRKDLGLWLCDDENSPDTDQSRVSGDQVRSPGYYVTRPSGLFPAPLPQDSAACDRAVRYFWFLGVFLAKVLQDNRLVDLPLSRPFLKLMCHGDITSNVNEKIGLSGVTQESISSSMSSSFISEEDEADTAYSSLEPPSWCAGLLDIEDLVLVDPVRGEFLKEVQTAIAKRDRTLSDGRNSTDEETTLNITHSSGMSVPIEDLSLTMTYSPSSKIFAYNQVELIEGGAEISVTMENAREYAETTINFCLDRGISRQLESFKSGFSKVFPMEKLHAFSPEEVRAMLCGEQNPQWTREDLLNYTEPKLGYTRESPGFQRFVNVLLSLTGSERKAFLQFATGCSALPPGGLCNLHPRLTVVRKVDAGSGGYPSVNTCVHYLKLPEYPTEEILKERLLAATRERGFHLN from the exons ATGGAATACTGTGCACAACGGTACGTTTCCCTCT ATTTTCAGTTTGAGGTATACTTAGGTAATTGGTGCTATAAAACTTACAAG atGGCTGATGTTGATCCTGAAACTTTATTGGAATGGCTCAGTATGGGCCAAGGAGATGAAAGAGACATGCAGTTAATTGCTTTAGAGCAATTGTGCATGTTATTGCTCATGTCTGATAATGTTGATCGATGCTTTGAATG ctgTCCTCCACGCACATTTCTTCCTGcattatgtagaatttttttgGATGAACTTGCACCAGATAGTGTTTTAGAAGTGACAGCTAGAGCTATTACATATTACTTTGATCTTTCACCAGAATGTATACGCAGAGTAATAGCCATGGAAGGTGCTGTGAAAGCTATTTGCAGTCGTTTATCTGGAGCTGGATTAGGTTCTAGAACTAGTAGGGACCTAGCTGAACAATGCATAAag GCATTAGAACTTGTCTGTGCAAGGGAAGCTGGTGCTGTGCTCGAAGCTGGTGGCCTCCCTTGTGCTTTATGCTTTATTCGGGAGCATGGAGCTCTTGTTCACAGGGATACACTACATTCAGCAATGGCTGTGGTGACCCGTTTATGTGGGAAAGTAGAACCTCAAGATAAATCTTTGCCAGATTGCGTTGAAGCTTTATCAATGTTACTTAGACATGAAGATGCACATGTTGCTGATGGAGCACTCCGTTGTTTTGCATCATTGGCTGATAGATTTTCAAGAAGAAACACGGATCCTGCTCCATTAGCCTCCCATGGACTAGTTTCTGAACTTTTGTATag GTTATCAAATGCAGCAGGGCCTGGTACATCAATAGCAACTACTTCTGGAAATCCAAAAACACCTCCACCATCTAGCACAGCTACAACACTTCCTACTCCTGAAGCAAATTCTTGCGCATCTGTTTCTACTATAATTAGTCTTCTATCAACACTTTGCAGAGGATCACCATCTATAACTCATGACCTTTTACGTTCTGAACTACCAGACGCGATTGAGAAAGCTTTAAAAGGAGATGAACGATGTGCACTTGATTCCATGAGATTAGTTGATTTATTGTTAGTTTTACTATTTGAAGGAAGGTCAGCATTAGGCCGCAATACAAGCGGTGGTCCATCCGGTCCCGTGTTACCACGATTTAGGCGCCCAGAAAGCGCTGGTGAAAAATCTCACAGACAGTTGATTGATTGCATTCGGTCAAAGGACACGGATGCGTTAATAGAAGCCATAGATTCTGGAGGCATTGGAGTTAATTTTATGGATGATGTTGGACAAACATTGCTTAATTGGGCATCCGCATTCGGAACTCAAGAAATGGTTGAATTCCTGTGTGATAGAGGAGCAGATGTTAATAAAGGTCAAAGATCGTCTAGTCTACATTATGCTGCTTGTTTTGGAAGACCAGCTATTGCTAAAGTATTACTTAGACATGGGGCAAACCCTGATTTGCGAGATGAAGATGGGAAAACGCCATTGGATAAAGCTAGAGAACGTGTAGATGAAGGTCATAGAGAAGTTGCCGCTATATTACAATCTCCTGGAGAATGGATGTTGCCAAATCAAGAACATAGGAAGCCAGAAACAGAAGCAGAATTCACAGAACCTAAAGGTGATCCTGAAATGGCTCCAGTATACTTGAAAAGATTATTGCCAGTATTCTGTGCAACATTTCAGTCATCTATGTTGCCAAGCATTAGGAAAGCCAGTTTAAGTTTAATCAGGAAGATGGTGCATTATATTCAACCAGAATTACTTATTGAAACATGTGGTTCTGATAGAATGGGAAGCTGTGGTGCTATGCTTGTAGAAGTAATTGCCAATGTATTGGACAATGAG GAGGATGAGGATGGACACTTAGTGGTTTTGCAAATGATACAAGATTTGATGATAAAAGGCAAAGATGAATTTCTAGAACATTTTGCTCGTTTGGGAGTTTTTTCAAAAGTTGCTGCATTGGCTGGACCACAAGAGGCTGTCCCAGAACCAGAAGCAGAATCAAATCAATCTGAAGAACAAAGAATGGAAGATGCGAGAGAACTTTTAATTGGAAGAGCTTACCATTGGAGAGATTGGTGTATTTGTAGAGGTCGTGATTGCCTATATGTCTGGTCTGATGCAGCAGCTTTAGAACTATCAAATGGAAGTAATGGATGGTTTAGATTTATACTCGATGGAAAATTAGCAACGATGTATTCTAGCGGCAGTCCAGAAGGCGGGACAGACACATCAG GAAAGGGGAGGAACACAGAGTCGCTTACCACTGAAG AAAACCGTGGCGagtttttggaaaaattacaaagagcGCGAAGTCAAGTTAAACCAAATTCTGCGAGTCAACCTGTACTTTCACGTCCTGGTACGACTCGCCTAGTGGTAGGAAATTGGGCATTATCTAGTAGAAAAGAGAGTGAATTGTGCATACATAATAGCGATGGTCAACAACAAGCAACAATTTTACGAGAAGACTTACCAGGATTTATTTTTGAATCAAATCGTGGTACTAAGCATTCCTTTACAGCAGAAACAAGTTTGG gtCCAGAATTTGCAGCAGGTTGGGCCggtaaaagaggaaaaagattGAGATCTAAAATTGAAGCTATTAAACAAAAAGTTAAAGTACAAGCTCAAGATATTTATGAATGTTATTTTAAGGCTGCTCAAGCGCAGCCACGTGGAGTAGTTGCTAAACTAGGAGCTATTGTTAGTCAAATAGAAAAAGCTTGTCAAAAACAACAATCGGGAAATCGAGAGTGGCGTAATATACTACAAAGTGCACTGGAAGAActtaaagatttattaaacgaGGAAGGGAGAGTTTCTGCATACGAACTTCATTCTAGCGGGCTTGTGCAAACTTTACTTTCATTATTAGCAGCTCCACCAGGACCACAACCACCTACATTACGAGCAACAAAACTCAGGATGCAAAGAGTGGCAGTATTTAAAAACTGTTTTCACTCAAAAGACGCTAATAAAGAGCATAATTCTGCTAAAATTCTAGTCCATAAATTGGTTTCAGTTTTAGAatctattgaaaaattaccTGTTTACTTGTATGATACACCAGGTTCAGGTTATGGcttacaaattttaacaagAAGATTGCGTTTTCGATTGGAAAAGGCAACTGGTGAAAGTTCTTTAATTGATAGATCTGGTCGAAGTTTAAAAATGGAACCATTAAGTACTATACAACAATTAGAAAACCATTTATTGAAAATGGTAGCAAAGCAATGGCATGATCACGATAGGTCAACGTTTACATTTGTTAAGAAactaaaagatagaaatagaataacttttaaatatcagTATGATTTTGATGAAAATGGATTGTTGTATTGGATTGGTACAAATGCAAAAACTTGTACCGAATGGGTTAATCCCGGTCAATATGGTTTAGTCGTCGTTACATCGAGTAATGGAAGAAATCTTCCATATGGCCACCTTGAAGATATCTTAAGTCGAGATCCATCAGCATTAAACTGTCATACAAACGATGATAGGCGTGCATGGTTTTCGATTGATTTAGGAGTTTGGATTATTCCAAGCGCTTACACATTGAGGCACGCAAGAGGCTATGGTAGAAGTGCCTTGCGGAATTGGATGTTTCAAGCATCAAAGGATGGTATTATTTGGACAACATTATACGCTCATGTAGATGATTCATCATTGAATGAGCCTGGTAGTACAGCTAGTTGGACATTAGAGCCACCAGCCGATGAAACACAGGGCTGGCGTCATTTAAGATTACAACAAATTGGAAAGAATGCTTCTGGTCAAACGCATTATTTATCTGTATCTGGATTTGAAGTTTATGGAGAAGTTACTGGAGTTTGCGAAGATTTGGGACGTGCAGCTAGAGAAGCTGAAGCTGGAGTTCGAAAACAACGAAGATTAATTAAAGCTCAAGTTCTTCGTCATTTAGTCGCTGGCGCTAGAGTGGCTAGAGGTTTGGACTGGAAATGGAGAGATCAAGATGGTGTCCCACCTG gCGAAGGCACAGTAACAGGGGAATTACACAATGGTTGGATAGATGTAACATGGGATCACGGTGGTTCTAATTCTTATAGAATGGGTGCAGAAGGAAAATACGACTTAAGATTAGTTGGTACCGGTCTTGATACGGATAGTGgaacaaaaagtaaaaatggtGGCGGAGTTTTAACAGGACGAAAATCCAGTAGTACTCCTAGTTTACCAGATTGTACTGATACTGTGATGCGTGGTTCAGTAGCTTCTACAGATCAAGCAGCAAGTGCAGATAATTTAGCAGTTAag cAAGCCGTTGAGTCGATAGCTGAAAATGTGTTGTCGGTTGCTCGCGCTGAAGCGGTTGTTGCTGTAACTGGTGAAGGTGGGGCAAATTCAACAAGCGAATTGTCCGTTGTATTACATCCTAGGCCTGACACTACTGTGACAAGTGATCTGGCAACAATTGTTGAGAGTCTCGCCCTTAACACTGATTGTCCTGCCAATAGTAACAGCAATCGAGCATCTAGTAGTTCAAAACCATTTTTTGCAACTGTGCGAGGAAATAAG ccAGGGTCAGGCCTATTGAGTCTTGAAGCCACTGAAGTGTTGGATCGTGTCAGAGAAGGAGCCGACAGATTACGCAATAATACTAATAGTTTTTTGAGTGGAGAATTACTTAGTTTAGTGCCTGTTAGAATCAGTGTGTCAGGTGAACTAGAAGAGAATTCATTAAGAATTAAATCTGTTCAGAGGCATCACTCCGGAATTACTGATg CTGCCAAAGAATGTAGTCGGGACAAAGAAGCTAGCTCATCTACACAAAATACGGCAGGTGGATGTCCTGTTGTTGTTACCAATCCTATGTCTGTGTCTGTTCCTAACCTTGCTTGCTCTGATGCTAACAATACTTTGGAACCAGCAACTGCATCTGGTTTATTAGAAACCTTCACTGCAATGGCGCGAAGACGAACATTGG gaCCTACAGGTGGACAACATATTGCTTCCAACTCTAATGCTGGTTCAAATTCACGTGGACCCAACTCTGTATCGAGTTTAGTTCGACTTGCCTTGAGTCCTAATTTTCCTGGAGGTTTACTTAGTACTGCTCAAAGTTATCCAAGTTTAACCAGTAGTGGTCAAGTAGCTGGTAGTGGTGTTACGACAACGACTGGACCCGGCCTAGGACAAGCACTTACAATGTCATTGACTAGTACAAGTAGTGATAGTGAACAG GTTAGTCTTGAAGACTTTCTGGAATCTTGCGGAGGTATTGCAAGTTCTAGTGCTAGTGGAGGTAGAACAACAGGTGGACCAACTCTTTTGACTGAATTAGAAGACGATGAAGATGGCGTCCttgaagaggaagaagacAACGATGAAAATGATCAAGAA GAAGAtgatgaagaaaatgaagaagaaggagagggTTGTGATGGTGATTATGAAGATGTAATGGTAAGTCGTAATCTTCTAGCAGCGTTTGTGGAAGAAGAAACCCCTCAAAATAGCAAGAGACGTGCGTGGGATGATGAGTTTGTTTTGAAACGGCAATTCTCTGCTCTGATTCCTGCCTTTGATCCACGACCTGGACGAACTAATATTAATCAG accACTGATTTGGAGATTCCACCACCTGGTAGTGAAACCCAGTCAAATACACGCTCAGGCACATTGCCAATGCCGAAACTTTCTCTAACACTAAAGGGACCAGGCCTTCCTGGGGTATCAGATGTTGAACTAGCTCTTACAGAACCACACGCTAGCATTTTCCAACAAGTACAAGAATTAATGCAACTGACAGAATTGGGTAGTCGacaagaaaaattaagaagaatatGGGAACCAACttacac tataatatataaagaagCAAAGGACGAAGAATCATCTGGAAGAGCAACACCAGTTGTTACATTATATTCTCGTAATACAGCACAAAATTCTTCAGTATGTAGTGTAGAGGATGTATTGCAACTATTAAGGCATGTTTATGTATTAAGCACTACTCATGATGATGGTAAATGCATCGATTATGAAGAACTTGAGGAATCAACATGTTGGGTTCATCCAGATGACTTTActtcaaagaaaattacaaacaagATAGTACAACAAATTCAAGATCCTCTAGCATTAGCTGCCGGGGCACTACCAAATTGGTGCGAAGAACTAGCAAGAAGTTGTCCATTTTTATTACCCTTTGAAACTAGACGATTGTACTTTAGTTGTACTGCCTTCGGAGCCTCGCGATCCATTGTGTGGCTTCAAACACAAAGGGATGCTGTTCTTGAAAGACAAAGAGCACCAGGTTTAAGCCCACGACGTGATGACATTCATGAGTTCCGCGTTGGGAGACTTAAACACGAAAGAGTTAGTGTACCTAGGGGAGAGAAACTATTAGACTGGGCAGAACAAGTAATGAAG gTACATGCAAGTCGGAAGAGCATACTAGAAGTGGAATTTGTGGGCGAAGAAGGAACTGGTCTTGGACCAACATTAGAGTTCTTTGCACTAGTTGCTGCTGAATTACAACGTAAAGACTTAGGTTTATGGTTATGTGATGATGAAAACTCGCCTGATACGGATCAATCTCGAGTTTCTGGAGATCAGGTTCGATCGCCTGGATATTATGTAACTCGACCGAGTGGACTGTTTCCTGCTCCTTTACCACAAGATTCTGCAGCTTGTGATCGTGCTGTTCGATATTTCTGGTTTTTGGGCGTGTTCTTGGCGAAAGTTTTGCAGGATAACAGATTAGTAGATTTACCATTATCCCGTCCTTTCCTAAAATTAATGTGTCACGGAGACATCACAAGCAATGTAAATGAAAAGATTGGTCTTAGTGGTGTAACACAAGAAAGTATATCTTCAAGTATGTCGAGTAGCTTTATATCCGAAGAGGATGAAGCAGATACTGCATACTCTTCGTTAGAACCACCTTCTTGGTGTGCTGGATTATTGGATATTGAAGATCTAGTACTTGTCGATCCAGTAAGAGGTGAATTCTTGAAAGAGGTACAAACGGCAATTGCCAAGCGTGATAGAACGCTTTCTGATGGTCGTAATTCTACCGACGAAGAAACAACTTTAAATATTACTCATTCATCCGGAATGTCAGTGCCTATTGAAGATTTGTCTTTGACGATGACATATTCTCCAAGTTCGAAAATCTTTGCATATAATCAGGTAGAATTAATAGAAGGAGGTGCGGAGATTTCAGTTACTATGGAAAATGCAAGAGAATACGCTGAGACGACAATTAATTTCTGCCTTGATCGAGGAATTTCAAGACAACTAGAATCGTTTAAATCTGGTTTTTCAAAAGTCTTCCCAATGGAAAAACTTCATGCTTTCAGTCCGGAAGAAGTAAGGGCTATGCTTTGCGGAGAACAAAACCCACAATGGACCAGAGAGGACCTGCTAAATTATACTGAGCCAAAACTAGGTTACACAAGAGAAAG TCCTGGTTTCCAAAGATTTGTCAATGTTTTACTTTCATTGACTGGTTCTGAAAGGAAGGCTTTCTTACAATTTGCTACTGGATGTTCAGCTTTACCTCCTGGGGGATTATGTAATTTACATCCTAGATTGACTGTTGTGCGGAAAGTAGATGCTGGTTCAGGTGGTTATCCCTCTGTTAACACCTGTgttcattatttaaaattaccaGAATATCCTACTGAAGAGATACTTAAAGAAAGACTCTTGGCAGCAACTAGAGAGAGAGGATTTCACTTAAATTAA